In a genomic window of Halobiforma lacisalsi AJ5:
- a CDS encoding DUF5814 domain-containing protein — MAITDKIYVKNHRQLSSQLETNIPKGAFKGATLDVLFQGEGLEKLDDATRERVLDFSSDFLDCGCDNNPYCGCPERKFIRYLLELRAQGLGPDAIVDVMTDDYMIYAYPGDVLSFLDDAVRTLEAAEGLARVDGEGEKRDEIRRTKQDLAR; from the coding sequence GTGGCCATCACCGACAAGATCTACGTCAAGAACCACCGACAGCTCAGCTCCCAGCTCGAGACGAACATCCCCAAGGGCGCGTTCAAGGGTGCGACGCTCGACGTGCTCTTCCAGGGCGAGGGACTGGAGAAACTCGACGACGCGACCCGCGAACGGGTCCTGGACTTCTCGAGCGATTTCCTCGACTGTGGCTGTGACAACAACCCCTACTGTGGCTGCCCGGAGCGGAAGTTCATCCGGTACCTGCTGGAACTGCGCGCCCAGGGACTGGGGCCCGACGCGATCGTCGACGTGATGACCGACGACTACATGATCTATGCCTACCCCGGGGACGTTCTCTCGTTTCTGGACGACGCCGTGCGCACCCTCGAGGCCGCGGAGGGGCTCGCGCGGGTCGACGGCGAGGGAGAGAAACGGGACGAGATCCGGCGGACGAAGCAGGATCTCGCGCGGTAG
- a CDS encoding glycosyltransferase, whose amino-acid sequence MTANVLVLTTYDESPFMNEQIDALEERGVSVRTLPVSGHVSPGESRSATDYLRYFPEVRREVRRGDYNLVHAHYGLTAPMALAQRELPVVLTLWGTDLEGPGRPISKLCAPHCEEVIVMTEDMRRALGADCTVLPFGIDLELFSPESTSAARERVGWAPDEHHVLFPYSPERTVKNHPRAKRIAAAVDDRLERPVNFQVVHGVDYESVPTYMNAADALLLTSHHEGSPMSVKEAMACNLPVVSTDVGDVRERLAGVEPSAVGTSDAELVRALEAVLERGERSNGREAVERISQERVIDRLLSIYELAADGDLGLERAPRPTA is encoded by the coding sequence ATGACAGCGAACGTCCTCGTGCTGACGACCTACGACGAGTCGCCGTTCATGAACGAGCAGATAGACGCGCTCGAGGAGCGCGGCGTCTCCGTTCGGACCCTCCCGGTCTCGGGCCACGTCTCCCCGGGCGAGTCCCGAAGCGCGACGGACTACCTCCGATACTTCCCCGAAGTTCGCCGCGAGGTTCGACGCGGCGACTACAACCTCGTTCACGCCCACTACGGGCTGACCGCGCCGATGGCACTGGCCCAGCGGGAACTCCCGGTCGTGCTCACGCTCTGGGGAACCGACCTCGAGGGGCCCGGCCGCCCGATCAGCAAGCTCTGTGCACCCCACTGCGAGGAGGTGATCGTCATGACCGAGGACATGCGCCGGGCGCTTGGCGCCGACTGCACGGTGCTCCCGTTCGGTATCGACCTCGAGCTCTTCAGCCCGGAATCGACGAGTGCGGCACGGGAACGGGTCGGCTGGGCGCCGGACGAGCACCACGTTCTCTTCCCGTACTCGCCCGAGCGGACCGTCAAGAACCACCCGCGGGCGAAGCGGATCGCCGCAGCCGTCGACGACCGACTGGAGCGGCCGGTCAACTTTCAGGTCGTCCACGGCGTCGACTACGAGTCGGTGCCGACCTACATGAACGCGGCCGACGCGCTCCTGCTGACCTCCCACCACGAGGGGTCGCCGATGTCGGTCAAGGAGGCGATGGCCTGCAACCTGCCGGTCGTCTCGACCGACGTCGGCGACGTCCGGGAACGGCTCGCGGGAGTCGAACCCTCTGCGGTCGGAACGAGCGACGCGGAACTCGTTCGAGCACTCGAGGCCGTCCTCGAGCGCGGCGAGCGATCGAACGGTCGCGAGGCGGTAGAGCGGATAAGTCAGGAACGAGTGATCGATCGCTTGCTCTCGATCTACGAACTGGCCGCGGACGGCGACCTCGGGCTCGAACGGGCCCCGCGGCCGACGGCCTGA
- a CDS encoding carboxymuconolactone decarboxylase family protein: MARIEYADPEDLPPEKRSLLDTLSETDEEPAVDHRLEGGTLNVYRTLGRNVELLEAFREYGSAVWHEGGLSARQREFVILATAYHAGSAYEWQQHVRVALNEGVTPAGIVAISREEPDRLEPELAAIVEYIAAFVDDTVDDADHAALTDHYDEATAVGIAMLAGCYFGLARVLQAFEVELESPFVGWELEDL; the protein is encoded by the coding sequence ATGGCACGCATCGAGTACGCCGATCCCGAGGACCTTCCGCCCGAGAAACGCTCGCTGCTGGACACCCTCTCGGAGACCGACGAAGAGCCCGCGGTCGACCACCGACTCGAGGGTGGCACGCTGAACGTCTACCGAACGCTGGGCCGAAACGTCGAGCTACTCGAGGCCTTCCGGGAGTACGGCTCGGCGGTCTGGCACGAAGGCGGACTCTCTGCCCGCCAGCGGGAGTTCGTCATTCTGGCGACGGCTTACCACGCCGGGTCGGCCTACGAGTGGCAGCAACACGTCCGCGTCGCCCTGAACGAGGGCGTCACGCCGGCGGGAATCGTCGCCATCTCGCGGGAGGAGCCGGACCGCCTCGAGCCCGAACTCGCCGCAATCGTCGAGTACATCGCCGCGTTCGTCGACGACACGGTCGACGACGCTGACCACGCGGCGCTGACCGACCACTACGACGAGGCGACGGCCGTCGGGATCGCGATGCTCGCCGGCTGTTACTTCGGGCTCGCCCGCGTTCTACAGGCGTTCGAGGTGGAACTGGAGTCGCCGTTCGTCGGCTGGGAACTCGAGGACCTGTAA
- a CDS encoding hypothetical protein (Replication protein A protects and stabilize the intermediate ssDNA that is generated by the unwinding action of a DNA helicase at the replication fork. In addition, SSBs prevent the formation of secondary structures by single-stranded template DNA.) has translation MSDVREHADDIHEQFSDHIDVSVDEIEDRLTTLVDEYKVPIDEARRSVTNHYLEEADLEREELAGGSSEDVRIEDVDEPEQWIDLTAKVIELWDPRSDAVAQVGLLGDPTGTIKFTKWAKSDLPALEEGGVYELRNVVTDEYQGRYSVKLNSTTVIEELDEDIEVGNDTSVVEGALVDMQSGSGLIKRCPKEDCTRVLQNGRCNEHGEVEGEFDLRIKAVVDDGIDAHEVIFDKEATEELTGLSLEEAKEMAMDALDTTIVADEIAEDIVGTYYRIEGPTFGRYVLADDVEELDGTIDAEDLLIKARSM, from the coding sequence ATGAGCGACGTACGAGAGCACGCGGACGACATCCACGAGCAGTTTTCAGACCACATAGACGTTAGCGTCGACGAGATCGAGGACCGGCTGACCACCCTCGTCGACGAGTACAAGGTACCGATCGACGAAGCCCGCCGCAGCGTCACCAACCACTACCTCGAGGAGGCAGACTTGGAGCGCGAGGAGCTTGCAGGCGGCTCCAGCGAGGACGTCCGGATCGAGGACGTCGACGAACCCGAGCAGTGGATCGACCTCACCGCGAAGGTCATCGAACTCTGGGATCCCCGGAGCGACGCCGTCGCGCAGGTCGGCCTGCTGGGCGACCCGACGGGCACGATCAAGTTCACGAAGTGGGCCAAGTCGGACCTGCCCGCGCTCGAGGAGGGCGGCGTCTACGAGCTTCGCAACGTCGTCACCGACGAGTACCAGGGCCGGTACTCGGTCAAGCTCAACTCGACGACGGTGATCGAGGAACTCGACGAGGACATCGAAGTCGGCAACGACACGAGCGTCGTCGAGGGCGCGCTCGTCGACATGCAAAGCGGGAGCGGGCTCATCAAGCGCTGTCCGAAGGAGGACTGTACCCGTGTCCTGCAGAACGGCCGCTGTAACGAACACGGCGAGGTCGAAGGCGAGTTCGACCTCCGGATCAAGGCCGTCGTCGACGACGGGATCGACGCCCACGAGGTCATCTTCGACAAGGAGGCTACCGAGGAGCTCACCGGGTTGAGCCTCGAGGAGGCGAAGGAGATGGCGATGGACGCGCTGGACACGACGATCGTCGCGGACGAGATCGCCGAGGACATCGTCGGCACCTACTACCGCATCGAGGGGCCGACCTTCGGCCGCTACGTGCTGGCCGACGACGTCGAGGAACTGGACGGGACGATCGATGCTGAGGACCTGCTGATCAAAGCGAGGTCGATGTGA
- a CDS encoding RPA family protein, with protein sequence MSQSELTREVARRVFASEFNDSTYSFKESDDERAPNYALLPTGDRANRVFIVGTLTETEDVGEDSEYWRGRVVDPTGTFFVYAGQYQPEAAATLRDTEPPAYVSVVGKPRTYETEDGTVNVSVRPESIAVVDEGTRDRWVAETAERTLERIEEFQEWEAEQEAPESGSTAPTNEYAQMARERYDSPVENYRRDVIQALEQLEVDDAETA encoded by the coding sequence ATGAGCCAGTCAGAACTCACCCGCGAAGTCGCGCGACGCGTCTTCGCCTCGGAATTCAACGACTCGACGTACTCGTTCAAGGAAAGCGACGACGAGCGCGCGCCCAACTACGCACTCCTGCCCACGGGCGACCGCGCGAACCGCGTGTTCATCGTCGGGACGCTGACCGAGACCGAGGACGTCGGCGAGGACAGCGAGTACTGGCGCGGCCGGGTCGTCGACCCGACCGGGACGTTCTTCGTCTACGCCGGCCAGTATCAGCCCGAAGCGGCCGCGACGCTGCGTGACACGGAGCCGCCGGCCTACGTGTCGGTCGTCGGGAAACCGCGGACCTACGAGACCGAAGACGGCACCGTCAACGTCTCGGTCCGCCCCGAGTCCATCGCGGTCGTCGACGAAGGCACCCGCGACCGCTGGGTCGCCGAGACCGCCGAACGCACCCTGGAGCGCATCGAGGAGTTCCAGGAGTGGGAGGCCGAACAGGAGGCCCCCGAGAGCGGCTCGACCGCGCCGACCAACGAGTACGCCCAGATGGCCCGCGAACGGTACGACTCACCCGTGGAGAACTACCGGCGCGACGTCATCCAGGCCCTCGAGCAACTCGAGGTCGACGACGCGGAGACCGCCTGA
- a CDS encoding potassium channel family protein yields the protein MDTPLSSRPILGRAVRPILALVTVTATGIIGHMLLAGVGLMEATFWLVDLTSIELHFQDHSGPERATKAFAVAVRVGIILSSLWIGETVLSAAFGGQITEELKQMQTERRIDDLSDHVIICGYGIFGRTLAAQLREDGHDVLVIELDQAEFDRIGEETLAIRGDARREDVLERANVGRASAIIGAIDDSNANIQIAIMASQLSPNMRVIVRVGDEMYESVARRAGADEVVIPEVLSGDTVSEWL from the coding sequence ATGGACACCCCGCTGTCGAGCCGACCGATTCTGGGCCGCGCCGTTAGACCGATCCTCGCTCTCGTGACCGTCACCGCGACCGGGATCATCGGGCACATGCTGCTCGCGGGAGTCGGATTGATGGAGGCGACGTTCTGGCTCGTCGATCTGACGAGCATCGAGTTGCACTTTCAGGACCATAGCGGCCCCGAGCGGGCGACGAAGGCCTTCGCGGTCGCGGTGCGAGTCGGGATCATCCTCTCGAGCCTGTGGATCGGCGAGACGGTCCTGTCGGCGGCCTTCGGCGGCCAGATTACGGAGGAACTCAAACAGATGCAAACGGAACGACGAATCGACGACCTCTCGGACCACGTCATCATCTGCGGGTACGGGATCTTCGGGCGCACCCTCGCCGCACAACTGCGCGAGGACGGCCACGACGTCCTGGTGATCGAACTCGACCAAGCCGAATTCGACCGCATCGGCGAGGAGACGCTCGCTATTCGAGGCGACGCCCGTCGCGAGGACGTCCTCGAGCGGGCCAACGTCGGGAGGGCATCGGCTATCATCGGAGCTATCGACGACTCGAACGCGAACATCCAGATCGCCATCATGGCGAGTCAGCTCTCGCCGAATATGCGGGTAATCGTCCGTGTCGGCGACGAGATGTACGAGTCCGTCGCCCGGCGCGCGGGCGCCGACGAGGTCGTCATTCCCGAGGTTCTCAGCGGCGATACCGTCAGTGAGTGGCTCTGA
- a CDS encoding FAD-binding protein, protein MHNHDVIVVGGGGAGLRAAIAADEAGADVAIVSKLHPVRSHTGAAEGGVNAALHPDDAVEDHAYETMKGADYLADAPAVETFAETIPEEVTRLEHWGMGFSRTEDGRIAQRPFGGMAFPRTAYAGAETGHHLLHTMYEQAVKRGIEVYDEWYVTRLVVSGEANPADRTCHGVVAFDLQTGELAGFRATGGVVLATGGAGQVFEHTTNAVANTGDGMAMAYRAGVPLEDMEFIQFHPTTLPSTGVLITEGVRGEGGRLFNADGERFMFERGYANNAGELASRDVVSRAELTEVDEGRGIEDDHVFLDMRHLGAERIRDRLENIVHLAEDFEGVDALAEPMPVKPGAHYTMGGIEVDENGRTCIDGLYAAGECGCVSMHGANRLGGNSLAELLVFGKRAGRHAAGDNLEPADIETGKPEVYEEGEVDVPVDLGAADGETAVADGGPGAGAGTGLEPAETIDRAVERDRERIERLLEREDGTDPATIRAAVQDAMGKYVNVFREEAGIEQALRELRTARDRYRDVAVDDPSRTFNTDLVHALELRNLIDVAKAIAVGALARTEFRGAHWRAAHRERKDEEWLKHTMLSWNDGSPELWYRPVILEGEMRTYEPTARSY, encoded by the coding sequence ATGCACAACCACGACGTCATCGTCGTCGGCGGCGGCGGGGCCGGACTCCGGGCTGCGATCGCCGCCGACGAAGCAGGTGCCGACGTCGCGATCGTCTCGAAACTTCATCCGGTTCGGTCCCACACTGGGGCCGCGGAGGGCGGCGTCAACGCCGCGCTCCATCCCGACGACGCGGTCGAGGATCACGCCTACGAGACGATGAAAGGGGCCGACTACCTCGCCGACGCTCCGGCCGTCGAGACCTTCGCGGAGACGATCCCCGAGGAAGTCACCCGCCTCGAGCACTGGGGGATGGGCTTCTCCCGGACCGAAGACGGACGGATCGCCCAGCGGCCGTTCGGCGGGATGGCGTTCCCGCGGACGGCCTACGCGGGCGCGGAGACGGGCCACCACCTGCTGCATACGATGTACGAGCAGGCGGTCAAACGCGGGATCGAGGTCTACGACGAGTGGTACGTGACTCGGCTGGTCGTCTCGGGGGAGGCGAACCCGGCCGACCGCACCTGTCACGGCGTAGTTGCGTTCGATCTGCAGACGGGGGAACTCGCCGGCTTCCGGGCGACCGGTGGCGTCGTCCTTGCGACGGGCGGCGCCGGGCAGGTCTTCGAACACACGACCAACGCGGTCGCCAACACCGGCGACGGGATGGCGATGGCCTACCGCGCGGGCGTGCCGCTCGAGGACATGGAGTTCATCCAGTTTCACCCGACGACGCTGCCCTCGACGGGGGTGTTGATCACGGAGGGCGTCCGCGGCGAGGGCGGCCGGCTGTTCAACGCCGACGGCGAACGGTTCATGTTCGAACGCGGGTACGCGAACAACGCCGGCGAACTGGCCTCGCGGGACGTCGTCTCCCGCGCCGAACTCACGGAGGTCGACGAAGGACGCGGGATCGAGGACGACCACGTGTTCCTGGACATGCGCCACCTCGGCGCCGAGCGCATCCGCGACCGCCTCGAGAACATCGTCCACCTCGCGGAGGACTTCGAGGGGGTCGACGCCCTCGCCGAGCCGATGCCGGTCAAGCCGGGTGCCCACTACACGATGGGTGGCATCGAGGTCGACGAGAACGGACGGACCTGTATCGACGGGCTCTACGCGGCCGGGGAGTGCGGCTGCGTCTCGATGCACGGCGCCAACCGGCTGGGCGGTAACTCGCTGGCCGAGTTGCTCGTCTTCGGGAAACGTGCCGGCCGCCACGCCGCCGGCGACAATCTCGAGCCGGCCGACATCGAGACGGGGAAGCCGGAGGTCTACGAGGAGGGCGAGGTCGACGTGCCGGTGGATCTGGGAGCGGCGGACGGGGAAACCGCGGTCGCCGACGGCGGCCCGGGAGCGGGAGCGGGAACAGGGCTCGAACCTGCCGAGACGATCGACCGCGCGGTCGAACGCGACCGCGAGCGCATCGAACGGCTCCTCGAGCGCGAGGACGGCACCGATCCCGCAACGATCCGGGCGGCCGTCCAGGACGCGATGGGGAAGTACGTCAACGTCTTTCGCGAGGAAGCGGGGATCGAGCAGGCGCTGCGGGAGCTTCGAACCGCCCGCGACCGGTACCGGGACGTCGCCGTCGACGACCCGTCGCGAACGTTCAACACGGATCTGGTTCATGCCCTGGAACTGCGGAACCTCATCGACGTCGCGAAGGCGATCGCCGTCGGCGCGCTTGCCCGAACCGAGTTCCGCGGCGCCCACTGGCGGGCCGCCCACCGCGAGCGCAAGGACGAGGAGTGGCTCAAACACACCATGCTCTCGTGGAACGACGGCTCGCCGGAGCTGTGGTACCGACCGGTCATCCTCGAGGGGGAGATGCGGACCTACGAGCCGACCGCGCGCAGTTACTGA
- a CDS encoding ribbon-helix-helix protein, CopG family has product MGNKNKTISFRVNEDAFESLQDIAEERDISLSAVFRDYVDQLVEHDGQVAVVPESELESGPGSETGDEDGELSFPPTVEVPKSFIREHERLELEADHLREQLDEYKSYVNELQDRLEDEQDEVLLLDDLDEDDESYQLR; this is encoded by the coding sequence ATGGGCAACAAGAACAAGACGATCTCGTTTCGCGTCAACGAGGACGCGTTCGAGTCGCTCCAGGATATCGCCGAGGAGCGGGACATCTCGTTGTCCGCCGTCTTCCGGGACTACGTCGACCAGCTCGTCGAACACGACGGGCAGGTCGCGGTCGTCCCGGAATCGGAACTCGAGTCGGGTCCCGGGTCCGAGACGGGCGACGAGGACGGGGAACTCTCCTTCCCGCCGACCGTCGAAGTTCCCAAGAGCTTCATCCGCGAGCACGAACGGCTCGAACTCGAGGCCGACCACCTCCGGGAGCAACTCGACGAGTACAAATCGTACGTCAACGAGCTACAGGACCGACTCGAGGACGAACAGGACGAGGTGCTCTTGCTCGACGACCTGGACGAGGACGACGAGTCGTATCAGCTTCGGTAG
- a CDS encoding DUF7344 domain-containing protein codes for MEALTSSQEEQELSADTILELLANRRRRYLLYALRGREDPIELSTLAEQVAGWEHDVPPDEVEKNEYKSVYVSSVQCHVPKLADAGVVDHDEDNHTVVLSDNFDQLEPYLRVVIKDEPENSTLHSALQAESGDGFFSQIRENVARLKH; via the coding sequence ATGGAAGCACTTACCTCGAGTCAGGAGGAGCAAGAACTCTCCGCCGACACCATCCTGGAGCTGCTCGCCAATCGGCGGCGACGATACCTCCTGTACGCACTGCGGGGGCGGGAAGATCCGATCGAGCTCTCGACGCTCGCCGAACAGGTGGCCGGCTGGGAACACGACGTGCCGCCGGACGAAGTCGAGAAAAACGAGTACAAGAGCGTCTACGTCTCGTCGGTCCAGTGCCACGTCCCGAAACTGGCCGACGCCGGCGTCGTCGACCACGACGAGGACAACCACACCGTCGTCCTCTCGGACAACTTCGACCAACTCGAGCCGTACCTCCGGGTCGTGATCAAAGACGAACCCGAAAACTCGACGTTGCACTCGGCGCTGCAGGCGGAGTCGGGTGACGGGTTCTTCAGCCAGATCCGGGAGAACGTCGCACGCCTCAAGCACTGA
- a CDS encoding MogA/MoaB family molybdenum cofactor biosynthesis protein has protein sequence MTTDRSDRRGTDHHGHDIIDPLYVGIVTVSSSRAQSDEEDPDDPGGDTIQECFEAEGHEIRDRLLVRDDYSSIRTAVRGLVARRDIDVVVTTGGTGVTVDDVSPEATASLFERELPGFGERFRALSWEEIGTRAIASRATAGIAVDTPVFCIPGSTGACQTACEELIVPEAPHLAGLATSHRKETTDQPLSAYGDEE, from the coding sequence ATGACGACCGACCGCAGCGACCGACGCGGCACCGACCACCACGGGCACGATATCATCGACCCCCTCTACGTGGGGATCGTCACCGTCTCGAGTTCGCGCGCACAGTCCGACGAAGAGGATCCCGACGACCCCGGCGGGGATACGATCCAGGAGTGTTTCGAGGCCGAGGGCCACGAGATCCGGGACCGGCTGCTCGTCCGGGACGACTACTCCTCGATCCGGACGGCAGTGCGAGGGCTCGTCGCCCGGCGGGACATCGACGTGGTCGTAACGACCGGGGGAACCGGCGTGACGGTCGACGACGTCTCGCCGGAGGCGACCGCGTCGCTGTTCGAACGCGAGTTACCCGGCTTCGGCGAACGCTTCCGCGCGCTCTCGTGGGAGGAGATCGGCACTCGAGCGATCGCCTCGCGCGCGACGGCAGGGATTGCCGTCGATACGCCGGTGTTCTGCATTCCGGGGAGCACCGGCGCGTGCCAGACCGCCTGCGAGGAACTGATCGTGCCCGAGGCACCGCATCTCGCGGGGCTGGCGACGAGCCATCGGAAAGAGACGACCGATCAACCGCTTTCCGCCTACGGCGACGAGGAATAG